TTGTGGGCGTCGTCGTCTTTGGGTGCTTCAAATTTTATTTCTTTGACCGGCTCAGGCGTGCGCGACTCTATGGGGTACTTGGCTTCGTAAGCGGCTTGGTATTCCTGTTGTTGGGCGTTCGTAAAGGTATTAAAGCTATCGCCCCCGCCATAACCGGGTGCGGCAGCGAGCTTGCGTTTGGTGAGGGTAAGAGATTCTCCGCTAAAGGTGATCTCTCCTTCATTTCCTACGATGCGTGTTACGTTTTTAATGGATCCTGCATTGGCAAAATTCACCCGTAATACCATTTGAAAAGGGTCAAATTTGCCCATAGCGGGGTATTCCATGGTCGCGATCATTACATCGGGCACATCACGGCCGTCTTTCCAATAGGAGAGTTGTCCCGACGAAAAAATGCGGTGAGGACCCAAAGCTCCGGTGACAAAATGCACGCCCGTAATGAGGTGGATGAACAGATCGCCGGCTACGCCCGTGCCGTAGTCGCGGTAGTTGCGCCAGCGGAAAAAACGTACGGGGTCAAAGGCTCGCTTGGGAGCATGACCCAAAAACGTTTCCCAATCAATGGTTTTGAGGGAGGCGTCGGTCGGTATGGAGTATTGCCAGGCACCGATGGAATTGAACCGGTCATTGGTCGATTCAATAAAGTTGATCATTCCAATGTCTCCTGCTTCCACAAGGCGTTTGGCCTCTTTAAAAGCCGCACCGCTGATCCGCTGACTGCCGATCTGCATCACCTTTCCGGTGGCTTTGGCGGTGGCGATCACCGCCGCGCCTTCTTCGATATGCTGCACCATTGGCTTTTCGCAATAGACGTGCTTGCCTTTCTTGAGTGCGGCGATGGAGATTCGGTCGTGCCAGTGGTCGGGTGTTACAATGAGTACGGCATCGACATCTTTTCGTTCGAGTATTTCACGATAATCACGGGTAGTTGCTATCTGATTGCCAAATACTTCCTTGGCGTGGGCCAGGCGACCGTCATAAAGGTCGGCCACCGCTACCAGCTCGCACATTTCAGTTCGCAAAGCTGCCCTCGTATCGGCAAAGCCCTGGATTCCCATGCCGATAGTGGCAATGCGAATTTTATTATCATTCAGACTTTTGATAATGTTAAAATGCGGTACAGCGGCCGTGGAGGCAGTAACAACACCCAATTGTTTGACGAAGGTGCGGCGGTCAGTTTTCATAGCGGAGGGGGGCGGTGATTGTGAGTTGAGGTTGGTGTAAATTTTACTTTAAAAATCAGTGTATCAGCATTTATACTCAAATGGCCGGCTTACTTTTTCGGGTAAGTATTTTTCGTAAAAGCCATGTGATAAACAAAACGACAAAGACAAACGCGACAATAGGAAACCAGAACGTAAAAAATGAAAATACGACCGATAAAATGTTCTCAAACGTAGCCATAATGGGATTAGCCACGCCGCCGCTGAACTTCGTAGACGCCAGTCGAACGATGCTGGTGCCCGCCTGAATAAAGCCTGCGGTGCCGCCTCCCATGATGAGTCCAAGCCCCCACTGCAAAATAGGGTTATCTATTTCTATAAAGGAAGTCGTCAGCAATGTGCCGGCGGCAAAAGCGGCAGGGGTGGCGATGGTATCCAGCAGATTGTCGACCCATGGGATGTAATAGCCTCCGATTTCGAGCACAGTTGCCGTAGATAAAATGGCAATGGCGACCCAACTGCCCATCCACTCAAAGCCCGCAGCTCCGCTGACAAAGCCAAAATGAAGCGCCAAACTGCTCAGCAGGAGCGGTACAAATACCCTGAATCCCGAACAGGCCGCCAGACCAACGCCCAAACAAAGGCTGAGGAAGATTTCCATGATAAAGAATAACGGTCTTTTATTTACCTTTGATTTTGTATCTCCAATCCGAATGAAATATGCGTATTACAAATTTAAAAATAGAAAATTTCAAGCGTTTTA
Above is a window of Runella slithyformis DSM 19594 DNA encoding:
- a CDS encoding Gfo/Idh/MocA family protein yields the protein MKTDRRTFVKQLGVVTASTAAVPHFNIIKSLNDNKIRIATIGMGIQGFADTRAALRTEMCELVAVADLYDGRLAHAKEVFGNQIATTRDYREILERKDVDAVLIVTPDHWHDRISIAALKKGKHVYCEKPMVQHIEEGAAVIATAKATGKVMQIGSQRISGAAFKEAKRLVEAGDIGMINFIESTNDRFNSIGAWQYSIPTDASLKTIDWETFLGHAPKRAFDPVRFFRWRNYRDYGTGVAGDLFIHLITGVHFVTGALGPHRIFSSGQLSYWKDGRDVPDVMIATMEYPAMGKFDPFQMVLRVNFANAGSIKNVTRIVGNEGEITFSGESLTLTKRKLAAAPGYGGGDSFNTFTNAQQQEYQAAYEAKYPIESRTPEPVKEIKFEAPKDDDAHKNHFATFFEGILHNSPIVEDPLFGFRAAAPVLACNKSYFEKKVVNWDPKNLKLT
- a CDS encoding DUF4126 domain-containing protein — translated: MEIFLSLCLGVGLAACSGFRVFVPLLLSSLALHFGFVSGAAGFEWMGSWVAIAILSTATVLEIGGYYIPWVDNLLDTIATPAAFAAGTLLTTSFIEIDNPILQWGLGLIMGGGTAGFIQAGTSIVRLASTKFSGGVANPIMATFENILSVVFSFFTFWFPIVAFVFVVLFITWLLRKILTRKSKPAI